GGTTCACTTGCAGGAGTTTATCgcaaacaaaaatatgacaatatcaCTAATACTGTTGCAGAGCACTGCTGCCGACGAGGTCTCTGGCGCCGAGACGTTTGGTTGCTGCGCATGCATTGGATCACTTTTTCAATGTGAGTCACTATAAATTGGCCAGCTGAATCTCTATCGAGTTCACTGATCTTCGCCAGACTTTTAAACAAGAAATAAGAAGGTCTATCTTCACCGTcctagaaaatgtaaaaagtacgTTGGATCGGTGGTCGTGCGAAGTTATTTTGCACTTGCAGATTAAAGCATTTATTTGCCGATTTCTCGACCGGGGCTGCGAACTATATTGGACCAGCTGTCGTGGCTTGAGTTGGAATTCAGCGCCAGTCGGTCAGCGCAAGTCCTTTGGGGCAACATTCTTCATAGAATGGAAGCATAAGCTAAAATCTATCGGCAAAAAAGATAATTCAAAAGATAATAGAGAAGGAAAAGTCACTGCCTTAGAAATGTTGCATCGTCATACGATTCGGACGGCCCTATAGTTAATTTAATTCATTCCATTATCTACTCTTTTAGCCGAGGACACAATTCATGCAAGTGCCCCGGGTCGGAAAGATCGAAGGCCGACGTTCATAGAGAATGCAACTGCAATGGCGACGCTCTCCGAGGAATATTGGCCCGATCTGCCACCCAAGATTACTAGTCTACAAGAGGGGAAGAAGACACTGAAGTGGCTTGAGAAGAATCACTCGATTCCTGGTCAAAAATGGGAGACACTGGTTATTGACTCCACTAAAATTGCTTACCCCAGTGCGTCGGGATACGAGACTGGGTTCGGCGTCCGCGGACACCGTAGTTGTCTTTTTCGTTGTGTCGTGGGAGGGTGCCCGGTTGTGATGGAATTGTTCAAGAAAGGACACTTCACTCCAGAAAGAGCGATTGCGGTAGTGAAATCAGATTCTCGACTGGTTGGCATTGTATTTTTGGAGAAATCAAAGCTATTTCTCAGATTTGGTTTAGTAACTCGGCCAGCTGGTGAATAATTAAATAAAGCACGCATTAACGAATCAAATACATACTCATTAGTAAATTGTTGTCTACCGTGAAGTTTTTATTCAAGTATCTATAATTATAATAATACCCCTataggcagacgttacatattATGAATGATTAACTTTTCACTCTTCACGAATGACCCATTCACTCTTCACGCGACACGATTCACCCGATCCTTTTTGCTGGGGTGTTACGTAGGGTTCACGTTcaactcgttcatttgtcactttgaGTTTCCCACGACGACTTTGCACTCCTCCGAAGACAAAATGTTGGCGACGTTGCTCATGGACGCTGAACGAAAGCGGAGGCGGAGGCAATCGAGGATGGTGTGGTGGACAAGAATCCCACCTTCGTGAGGTGCTATGACAATAGATATTGGACTGTTTGTCCCAATGGTTACTACTTCTATCATTCTCGACAGCACCGTCTGTACGAAGATTTACTCCGTCTTAGATTGAGTTTCAAGCCCGTCCCGTACGAGACGTGACTCGGTCAGCGATTCCCCTTCATATTTCTGGACATTCACGTGTCGCACGCACGCACACATAACGCAGATATTGATGATGAATGCAATGACTACAGCCGACCAGATGGAACAAAATTTTTCAAGTATGTATAATTCTTCTTGTGTTCTGTAGCCGAATTTGATGTCCATGAAGGCTGCTTTCATTGACGTCAGGAAGCACAGCGTAACGGAGATATGGAACAACTGATGGCTGTGTCCGATGACGTCAAACCTTCCGTAGAGTCTCGTGAGTCTTTCCGGGATGTGAGACATGAAAAAGAAACCCATGACAGCAAAAAGGCAGCAATGAATAGCAAGAAGATTGCAGATGTTGTTTTGGTGGTCATGATGTGTACTGTCACGCGCTTCTCGTGTAGTGAGCTCGTGGTGTATTCGCATTATTACAGGAATAAATCCTAATGCAGCTGACAGAGTATTTGGAATGAAGTTGAGGATGTTTTTAACTGCGATGGACCGATAGAATATCCTGCTAATGCATAGTGAACACGCTACTGAAGCTCCGATAAATATTGCCAATGGAATAGCGTACGGCCCCAAGAACCTTACGTACCGTGCGTCATAACTACAGCAGGTAAGAACCAAGTGATTTGCAAAGGAAAATAGGCCAATACCAGCATAGTCGAAAAGAAATATTCGTCGGTAGCAGTTTGGCGATATTGAACAGAACCAGTGGGCGAATACACTCATGAGCTGACCGCAAACACAGCATATTCCGAATGCGAGGATTACTGGTTGGTTGTACCTCGTGTAGGACTCGGAGTAGATAAGAGTGTAGTACCCCATGACCAGAGCTCCGATAAGATGGCTCCATATGTTGAAGGTTTCGTTATGGAAGGTTAAGATACTCTTGAGGTAGTAAGACAAATGTCTGTAAGGTGGCCGGTAACCAGTCTCAATCCATTTCTCCCGAAAGACTGGATGCACGTGAACAGCATGAAGTGTATCTGGATGCGGTATGAAGAAGTCTTTGAAGGCCGCGAATTTGTTTGCTAGCTAACAGGAGAAAGTTGCCATCATTTCGTCAATCTTGCAGTAAATGAGCTCACGTGTCTTGAATTGAACGCTTTCTCATATGAATGAACCTCAATCAAATCACTCTTCAAAGTTTGCCGTTTAGAGATGTAATCCGTCTTTCACTTCGAAAAAAAACTACTTCAGAGGTTACCAATCTTTCACTATCTCATGAGTTTGATGAATAAATACAGCGAGAATCAGACAGTCACTTTTTCCTAACATGGTGTTCACAGATCCAATCCAAGTTTGCTCTTCAAACTTTCGCAGTGACCAAACTCTCCCTAAGTTTGAAGGAAAACCATGGTTCAAATATCAGATTATCAGTTGTGGCCAGTGGCTGGCTTTGATTCGATGTCAATTTACGTTGTAAGCCCACGCGTCAGCTTGCACTTTGGTAGAATCAATAATTGGAACCCTGCTTGACTAATTGCTTTAGATTACTTGACCCCGGACTCGCAACACAATCCATGCCCCATCATCTAACGACATCTGTTCAGTGTGTATTATCGAAAATCTATATAATCGCGCGCAGGTTGGCtaaatttatttataaaacgACTTGCGCTTTAGCAACAGCTGGGGAGGAATTATAGTTTTAATGGTATCACTAAAAAGTAgtgcaattttaattttttctatGGGCGTTTTACGAATGTCTAGAAGGCtcatttcaaaatatgaaattcaaaacttgacttcgagATTCAAAACTCTTTTCGAGATTCAAACATGACTTCGAGATTCAAGACTCTTCTTCGAGATTCAAAACTCAAAATCGGCCAAATAAGTCGTGTTTGTATGCCCACCCGCCCGGTAGGGATGTGCAGTCCCATTCCTGAGCTCCTTGCTGTTCGAAGGGGATAAAACTTCACATTTCTTTTGTTTCCGTTAGCAGACGACATAAATGCTTCGCTTTGGTGGGATGTTCGGTCCATACCCCCCAACCCCTGATCACAATCGCGCACTGATGACCAGTGCTTGatatgatgggggggggggtctttctGGACACAACACAGACAAACACGGTCACCCACTTTCAGCAGAATTCCATGGGGGGGGGGCGAAAATTTGCATCGGTGTTTGCCGAAATTACCTGTTTTAGTGTTTAGGTTCGGGATAGGGCTTTTTTATAACGGATCTGAACCACTGGACCTGTTACCTCTTCTGCCTTTTCCACAATGATGCAATACAAACAAAATCCTATCTGGTGATTGCGACGGTCAACAGAAATTGATTAGAATGTTGTGGTGGTTGGGAAAGTTGACATTTCTACTGGGTTGGCATACAAACACGAATTGATTGGTCGAGTTTGAGTTTTAGTTTTAAGTTTTAAATCTCGAAGTAGAGTCTTGAATCTCAAAGTCATGTTTGAATCTTGTGGGTGGTGAAGATATAGTCACAATCAGTCGATTTTCACAAACGTCTTAGACCTTTATTCTTGATCTCATTGATAAGAACAATACGGTTTTCTGCAAATACAAAAGGGTACAAACTTTGAATAACCTGAACAATCAGTGATGGTACATCAGACCAACTTGTTTAACAGAATAAATATCTCGGTGAATCTACTAAATTACAAACCAAATGACACCCTGTAAGATGTCGCCACCTGATATTAACCATGCGAACTAACACAGCAAATTTTGGCATGACTGGTGTAACTAACTATTCACCCTTGTTTAGTCTTGAGAACAGAACATAGACAACTGACCAATTTACACATGAGTTAAAACATATTTAAGTAGTAGGAGAGATAATCTACAAAACTAAAACCCGTACAGAACGGCGGCAAAACCCTGCCAAAGTTGAGGGTGTCCAAAATGACCCGAAGACATGATGATGAAATGCACAAGGAAGATGTGCCCTGTTTAGAAATCATGTTTACACTGAATTAATACATGTTGTACAGTAAATGACTTACGGAACGCTGTGATGACCCTCTCTTCCCACAAGTGATGtaatatattgtttataaaacatCATAACATTGATATAATTGAAGAAACTACGCAAGAATAGTCCTGGGCGGAAGTTGTACAAATTATCGCTAAAAAACACGTGGCAGAGAAAACCTACAGAACTTTCTGGGGACCTGATGTACAAACTGTCCCAAACAAACCCGCAAACTCCCAAATCACACAGCGATACGCGACAAATCTCGAAGAcgatttttgaatttcgaagtcaagtTCTCACGGCTAAACCTTTGTGTCGATTTCGTAGTAGTTTATTAAGGGCCACAATATCGACGAAACTAAGAGTATTGTAACGGTCTCCATCCACGTTCCCGATCAATGAACCAATAACCAGTGTGGTTCCGAATATGCTGAACGCTTTATTGACCTCAAAATTGAAcataaactgaaatgaaataacacgAACATTGTCAGACAAAGTTAAACTGGTACTAGTCCAAAGTGGAGAAGACagtttgtgactgtcttacaaGACGTCtcagcaggtgctgccacctggcgtTACATGATTAAACTAAGGCTCTACCAAACTGACCAACATCACCTTACAAATCATCACAACTGGTCCATAAACATCTGATAGATTGAGACAGATAGTCTTACATAATGTTGGTGTCCTGACAACGTTTAAATCATGCTTTAGATAGCAAGAATGGTGGGCGCAACCACACCCCCAAATAGCGAAAGCACATGGTCTGCATTTACGCTACACAATGGCGGCAAAAGTTGGCCGCAGCAAATATTGAATTACTTCTACGAACATTAACTTTATATTACACAAACGCACTGTGATTCTGCCACAAGCGACTCCTTTGACACTCACCTCAAGTAGAGGGACCTTAACTTATACAAATAACTGTTATAATATGCGAATAAAGGCAAGAAATCTCTGCAAGTTGTCCCATTCCAAATCTAACGACAATAACTAAAAATCGATTCCTCGCGGGTCGCGGTAAGCACCGAAGACATGAGCCACACCCAACACAAGTATTTTGACGTCATGTAAGTAAAAGTTAAGTGTACGTCATGTACTATGATAAATTCtgctttttctttgtttttattcaaaggtCAAGTTCTTAAACGATTTGAAAGACATGCTGATATTGCTCTCTCTCGACCACAGCCGCCGAGATTCCAATATCTAAAAATGTACTCACGATCGCGTTTGAAGCAACCATTCTACAAGTAGTTCAGACCAAACCTAGACGTATACTTCTATCAAGAAAATTCAACCCAAGACTACGATATCTGGTCGATTGAAGGAGATGTTCTCTTCCCTCTCCACCGCAGGCCTTTTGAAGGCATGTGGACAATGGCGCCGCGGGATTACTGCAAGCTGCCCGATCACGGCAAGGTCCGCTGTGACCGCCTCAAGGACATCGTACCGTTCGTCCATCGAGAGATTGTTGATGGCGCTATGAAGGAGAGTCTGATGCAGGGGGATAGACTGCTGACTTCGGTATGGATGGAGGAGTTGGAAACAAATGTTACAAGACCATACGGCCACGCGCAAATCAAGAAATAAATCGTTTGggttcattattttgttatatACATGGTATCTTATTTTCtatatcttcttctttttcgtgCTCTCTCAGATGGTCAGTCCCGTCCTAGCGATGAACGCCGTCGTCTGCCTTAGCTGGTCCTGGTCACCGCGCAACAGGTCCTTGATGGAGGTTCCCGATGGCCAGATCTCCTCCTCGAGACATGGAATAGGGATCACCAGTAGCATGTGGTGGACCCCATCGAGGCTTGGGGCCCGGCACTCTTCCAGCCTGGTGGGTCTTCACAGGTTGAGCACCATCTCTAACACGGTTTTGTTTGTCTATCATGAGAGTAGAGTGCGTAACATCCCAGTTATGCGCCAAATTGGCTAGATATTTCCGTCTTCGGCGTGCCAAATGACCCTTTTGCGGAGGGATTGGATTGGTGAGTGCCAGGGCGTGTCCACATGCCAGTGGGCCTGCACACTGCACCTCTGAGGCTCCAATCTGCTCCGAGATCCCCAGCACGTTCTGCCTGGAGCCGCAAGGTGTCCAGTTACCGCAGTCCACCCCGGGGAGGTACTGCTGGAGTCTTGACAGAGGAGAGGCTATGTACTGGCAGGAGGAAACTTA
This genomic window from Lineus longissimus chromosome 13, tnLinLong1.2, whole genome shotgun sequence contains:
- the LOC135497719 gene encoding membrane progestin receptor beta-like; the protein is MVASNAIFMFNFEVNKAFSIFGTTLVIGSLIGNVDGDRYNTLSFVDIVALNKLLRNRHKGLALANKFAAFKDFFIPHPDTLHAVHVHPVFREKWIETGYRPPYRHLSYYLKSILTFHNETFNIWSHLIGALVMGYYTLIYSESYTRYNQPVILAFGICCVCGQLMSVFAHWFCSISPNCYRRIFLFDYAGIGLFSFANHLVLTCCSYDARYVRFLGPYAIPLAIFIGASVACSLCISRIFYRSIAVKNILNFIPNTLSAALGFIPVIMRIHHELTTREARDSTHHDHQNNICNLLAIHCCLFAVMGFFFMSHIPERLTRLYGRFDVIGHSHQLFHISVTLCFLTSMKAAFMDIKFGYRTQEELYILEKFCSIWSAVVIAFIINICVMCACVRHVNVQKYEGESLTESRLVRDGLETQSKTE